In the genome of Haloprofundus halobius, the window TCTCTGGAACCATAAAATAAATACTGTCGGTTCCATCGATACGGTCCACTCGGTTCGTACGTCTGCGGTACTTGGAAAGAACCCGACTCCGGAGTAGTCGCGGTCCACACAACCGTGTACTGATAGCACACGCACTCTCTATCGAGCACCATCGCAGTATATCGGACGGGCGCGGCACCGCCGACCTCTCGATTGAGGAACTGTCGAAGGTAGACCGACGTCGCCGACGACGGTCGTCGAGGCGACCGATACCGATAGGGGTGTGTCGTCGTCGTTGATCGTCGAGACGGGTCTGACGGCGGAGACGACGGAGTGAACGTCAGACGTGGTGTTCGCGTGGTACTCTTCCGACGATACGGGAAATCACGTATGAAAACACACTCCGCGTCACGGACGATATCATCAAGAACGCGACGGAGATGGCAAGTAGCCGACGACATAGTACGACGCGGTCGGTCGCGGCACATGCGTCACGATTCACGACCCGATGCTGCTGCCGTCAGCCCGGTATTCGGTCGACTTCCCATTCCGTCTCGTGGGGCTTCCGTCACCGACCCCTATTCGACTACTCGTCGATTTCGCGGCGAACGAACGTCACCGGACAGGGTGCGGAGAGCATCACCGCCTGCGCGACGCTCCCAAAGATGGCCTTCCCGGTCGGGCTCCGATTTCGTCCGCCGACGAATAACCTATCCGCACCAACGGCCTCCGCGACCTCGACGATTTGGTCTTCCGGTCGGCCGATCACGCCACGCGTCTCGTACTCGATACCGGCCTGATCGAATCGCTCCACGAGTTCGTTGATCGTCATGTAACGTCTGGCGACCACGTCGGGGGACACCTCCTCCTTCGACGGGTCGAACTCTACTTTTCGGGCGGCATCGTCGAACCCGTCCTCGGTGAACACGTGTAAGAGGACGACTGACGCCCCCGTCGGTCCGGCGATGCCGATCGTTTCCTCCGCTAGTCGGGCCATTCGGTCGCGATCTCCCGGTCCGACCGCGACGAGGATGGTCTCTACAGACATATCCACACATTCACACAGGCCGGAATAAGTATTGTCTCTGGGGCGGTCGGCGGTGTTACGTTATTTAACTTCGCACGTTAGACGAACGTCCCGTCGATTCGGCGCATTGGTTCGTCGATACCCGTCGCGGCCCAGTACGACCGGTTTTAAGAGGTAGTGGGAAGATCGTTTAGCGAGACGATCACATGACCGAACAGGCCAAACTCGACCGTCTAGACGCGTATCTCGCGACGAACGATCTCGAGTCGATATGGTTCGCGGCGCCACCGATGTTCGCCTGGCTCACCGGCGGCGACAACCTCGTCGCTCGTGAAGGGGATGCCGGCGTCGCGGCCGCGGGATACGATGGCGAGGCAGTAACTGTCGTCACGTCGACCATCGAGGGCCAGCGGCTCCTCGACGAAGAGATAGATGTCGACGTACGACTCGTGGAATATCCCTGGCATGAGGAAGACCTCGAGGATGCCGTCGCCGCCGTCGCCCCGACGCCCGCGGCGGCTGACGTCGCGTGGGGGGAGTTCGAATCGATAGACCGGTCAGCGGTCACGCAGCCCCTAACCGATGGCGACGTGGAGCGGTACCGCGATCTCGGGCGAGAGACGGCCGTAGCCGTCGAGGAAGTCGCGCTCGGTGTATCACCGGCCAGCAGCGAGCGCGAACTGGCTGGCCGGTTACATTACCAGCTTCAGCGCCGGGGTATCGACTCCCCCGTGGTCCTCGTCGGCGGTGCCGACCGCCTCCAGCGCTACCGGCACTTTACCCCGACCGACGTTGAGGTGGGGAGCTACGCCGTCCTCACGGTCGTCGGTGTCCGCCATGGACTCAACGCAGCGGTCACCCGAACCGTCGCTTTCGACAATGCGCCAGACTGGCTCGCTGACCGCTACGCTGACGTCAGCCGGGTCGCGGCGACGGCCGCCGCCGCCACTCGTCGCGTGGGTGTCGACAATGGCACCGCCGCCGATATCTTCGAGCCCATTCGAGGCGCCTACGAGGAACTCGGCTACGTGAACGAGTGGGAGAACCACCACCAGGGTGGCGCGCTTGGCTACGCCTCGAGGGAATGGACGGCGACGCCCGGCAACCGGACGCCGGTCGAACTCCCGATGGCG includes:
- a CDS encoding universal stress protein, coding for MSVETILVAVGPGDRDRMARLAEETIGIAGPTGASVVLLHVFTEDGFDDAARKVEFDPSKEEVSPDVVARRYMTINELVERFDQAGIEYETRGVIGRPEDQIVEVAEAVGADRLFVGGRNRSPTGKAIFGSVAQAVMLSAPCPVTFVRREIDE
- a CDS encoding M24 family metallopeptidase, which produces MTEQAKLDRLDAYLATNDLESIWFAAPPMFAWLTGGDNLVAREGDAGVAAAGYDGEAVTVVTSTIEGQRLLDEEIDVDVRLVEYPWHEEDLEDAVAAVAPTPAAADVAWGEFESIDRSAVTQPLTDGDVERYRDLGRETAVAVEEVALGVSPASSERELAGRLHYQLQRRGIDSPVVLVGGADRLQRYRHFTPTDVEVGSYAVLTVVGVRHGLNAAVTRTVAFDNAPDWLADRYADVSRVAATAAAATRRVGVDNGTAADIFEPIRGAYEELGYVNEWENHHQGGALGYASREWTATPGNRTPVELPMAFGWNPTVEGAKSEDTVLVTADGVEVLSTTGEFPTLTADAVGTEFTLTLPDVLWM